A window of Flavobacteriales bacterium genomic DNA:
GATAGGAATACCCGGGGCCCGTAACTCCATTGCAACTACCATGACTGCATAATGATTTTCTAAGAAAACTATTCGAGTTAAAATCCCAGACAAACATTCTATTCTTTCCAGAATGAATATTCAGATCAACAAATATGCAATAGGTTGTATCCATCTTATTCTGAACACAAAACTTAAAAGCCTCTTCACCCTTTGATTTTGCTATCACTCCAACGCCCGATTGCGCACTAGATATTGAGCTAAACATTAGAAAAACAAGAAGTGACATTACTAAATATTTAAGCATAGAGTATATCTTAGTTTAAATTATTTTCGAATTGAAAAGACTTTGCTTCAGCTTGCTCAACTATCGAAGAAATAATTGCATCATCTAGCTGTACTTTTCCATCTTTTGCTTTCTCTAATTTCACTTTGGCTACAAACTGTTCTCGCTTCTTCTTTAGGTTCAATATTTCTCCTTTCACCTTTTTCCGTTGTTCTATATATTCAAATAGATAGGCCCCTTTTTCCTCCAAACTCATGGTTCTCATAGTATCAGGAAGGCTTTCATTTTCAATTTCAGATAAATCAAAACCACTACGACTAGATGCATCAACAAGGTCCCACGTAGCATTTTTATAGACTTTGCTGCTCTTCGACATTATCCGTTTTACAGCATTTACTTCGCCATAACTACTGGCATTTGCATCCTCTCTTATCTGTTTCTCTTTCTTACTCCTTCCCTGGCTGCCATAAGGGAGATAGGTCTTATTAAGCTTTACATTTAAATTGGAAATACCTTGATCGTAAGGTGAGCTGATGTGTACTATTTGTGCATCATGATCAATATTCATATACTTTCCTTGGCCCAAATCAGCCCCATGTTTCCAAAAAGTATCTATCCCTCTGTTATAGTCGCCGCAGAAAATTGTATTCACCGTAACATGTTGATTATTTGCAAGAGCACTTGCCTTCTCGTAATTAACTCCTCCCTGATCAAAACCTTCGTTTCCGGCAATGAATATTAACTGTAAATCTTCTTTATTATCCGTCCAAGTCAACTCCTGAAGCGAAGTCTTAATAACCCTTCCGCAATATTCAGATCCACCCGTGGTTGTGAGGGCAAATAATTTTTCAGAAATCTCGTCGAGCTCCGAGGTAAACGGACTTATCTGTTCTACATACCCGTCTAGTATTGAAAGATTATCGTTACCATATTGATAAAGAGCAAACTCTATATCTGGGTCCTCACCTTTATTGTCTGTTGCTTTGGCCAGTTGGTTTACAATTTTCCACAATTGATTCTTTGCCTGTTCTATCAGCCCATCCATGCTATTGGAGGTATCGAGAAGAATCGCGATTTTTATTTTCTTTCTTTCTTTTTTTTCATCCACAGAAACCGAATCCTTTATCGCACGTTCCGTTGTCTCTATAACATTTACCCTATTCTCTTTCTGTGTACAAGCAAATAACAAGGTTAGTAGTAACAACCCAACCATTTTAATTTCCGTTTTCATATCTATACTTTTTAATTAATAAGGATAAATCTATGCCTAAGAAAGAGTGGAAAAAATGAACATTTAGGGAACAGCAAGTCTGAGTTAGGGAACAGCACAACTCACTTAGAATGGATTACAAAACAGGCCCAAACACCCGATAATAAAGAGATTTTAAAAAATATCAGATTTAGAAATGAATATGATTTGATTACATTTATAAAATGACCAGGACACTTTTTTTTGTTTTCACGCTGCTAATGCTCGGTTCTTTTTCTTCATTCGGAGGGAATAAAAAAAGCATCGAAAGGAAGAGCAAGCAAGAGGTAATATTAGAACTTGATATCCAAACATATTCCGATTTGGTTGCGGTCGAATCTAAGATCGAATCATCCCCCGATGAATCAATTCAAGAGCTTGACCAAATTGTAAAACTGGCCATAACAGAAAACTTAGAAGGCTCCATTACCTTTGCGTACAGCCTACTTGGCAGAGCATATAAGGCATTACATCAACCCAAATTAGCATTGCATTTTATGCACTTGGCCGAAGAAAGTTATTCGTCCAAGCAACTGGGTAAACTAACAGATATATCTCCCAGGTACGAAATACCGGCTCAATACTATCTGGACTTAGCCGAGATACACATACAGCTAGGGAATTATAAAACGTCAAATGAACAATTTGAAATCTATAAAAACATTGACAAAAACAGTCTCAAAACAAAGAAGATCGATTACCAAATTGCCCAAAACCTTTATGCCCTAGAAAACTATAAAGAGGCAATAGTACATTATGAGCGTCTGCTTAAAGTTGAAACAAAAGAGAACAACGAACTTCAAAAAAGAATATGCTATTCCAGACTAGCAGCTTGTCAAATATCACTTGGTAATACGGCAGAAGGATTAGCATTCTATAATTTATCCATGCCTAACCAAATTACAGCTGGCATAGAATCAAGTCAGTTTTCGCAGAATAAAGAAATCGTTACAAAAGCCCTTCGGAAACAGAATCTTACTTCAGAAGAACTATCGGTTAGGAATTCAGCATTAAGTTTTGTGAACGACGGTTTAGAAAATTTACGCTTGGCCCAAACTTATTTCAGAGATAGCAATTTAACTAAAACAGAACTTTCACTGGATCGATATTTCTCAAACATATCTTATAATCTTATTGATTACAATGAGATA
This region includes:
- a CDS encoding VWA domain-containing protein, yielding MKTEIKMVGLLLLTLLFACTQKENRVNVIETTERAIKDSVSVDEKKERKKIKIAILLDTSNSMDGLIEQAKNQLWKIVNQLAKATDNKGEDPDIEFALYQYGNDNLSILDGYVEQISPFTSELDEISEKLFALTTTGGSEYCGRVIKTSLQELTWTDNKEDLQLIFIAGNEGFDQGGVNYEKASALANNQHVTVNTIFCGDYNRGIDTFWKHGADLGQGKYMNIDHDAQIVHISSPYDQGISNLNVKLNKTYLPYGSQGRSKKEKQIREDANASSYGEVNAVKRIMSKSSKVYKNATWDLVDASSRSGFDLSEIENESLPDTMRTMSLEEKGAYLFEYIEQRKKVKGEILNLKKKREQFVAKVKLEKAKDGKVQLDDAIISSIVEQAEAKSFQFENNLN